A region from the Acidimicrobiales bacterium genome encodes:
- the nuoF gene encoding NADH-quinone oxidoreductase subunit NuoF — MALTDVAPIVTARLRHPDSHTLERYLATGGYAGLRRALRMEPEQVAEEVNAASLLGRGGAGFPAGRKWSMLRKAPVRYLVVNGDESEPATFKDHLLIERDPHGIIEGTLIAAYANQVAQAFIYVRGEFALGLERMQTALNEAYENGAVGRDIFGSGFSVDIVVHPGAGAYICGEETALLESLEGKRGFPRIKPPYFPAAIGLYGEPTIVNNTETMANLPWIIQHGGHAFAALGEGSSTGTRLFALSGHVRRPGNYELEMAKTTFRDLIFAPVLGGGIRGGRQLKAFIPGGASAPWFGPDKVDLPLDQDAVGKAGSMLGSGSVIVMDDQTCVVRAAWRIVRFFYRESCGQCTPCREGSGWVEKVVRRIEEGSGREEDLDLLLDMCDNISPGLSWPPQQTTICVLGPSIPSSIVWAIRMFRDEFLVHIKEGACPYG, encoded by the coding sequence ATGGCGCTCACCGATGTGGCGCCGATCGTCACCGCCCGCCTGCGCCATCCCGACTCGCACACCCTCGAGCGCTACCTGGCCACCGGTGGGTACGCCGGGCTCCGCCGGGCCCTGCGCATGGAGCCGGAGCAGGTCGCCGAGGAGGTCAACGCGGCCAGCCTGCTCGGTCGCGGGGGCGCCGGCTTCCCCGCCGGGCGCAAGTGGTCGATGCTCCGGAAGGCGCCCGTTCGCTACCTGGTGGTCAACGGCGACGAGAGCGAGCCGGCGACCTTCAAGGACCACCTGCTCATCGAGCGCGATCCCCACGGGATCATCGAAGGCACCCTCATCGCCGCCTACGCCAACCAGGTCGCCCAGGCCTTCATCTACGTGCGGGGCGAGTTCGCCCTCGGGCTCGAGCGGATGCAGACAGCGCTCAACGAGGCCTATGAGAACGGTGCCGTGGGCCGGGACATCTTCGGATCCGGCTTCTCCGTCGACATCGTCGTGCATCCGGGCGCCGGGGCCTACATCTGCGGCGAGGAGACCGCCCTGCTCGAGAGCCTCGAGGGCAAGCGAGGCTTCCCCCGCATCAAGCCTCCGTACTTCCCGGCGGCCATCGGGCTCTACGGGGAGCCCACGATCGTCAACAACACCGAGACGATGGCGAACCTCCCCTGGATCATCCAGCACGGCGGGCACGCCTTCGCCGCCCTGGGCGAGGGCAGCTCCACCGGCACGAGGCTCTTCGCCTTGTCGGGCCACGTCCGCCGGCCCGGGAACTACGAGCTCGAGATGGCCAAGACCACGTTCCGCGATCTCATCTTCGCCCCCGTGCTGGGCGGCGGCATTCGTGGCGGCCGCCAGCTCAAGGCGTTCATCCCCGGCGGCGCCTCGGCTCCGTGGTTCGGTCCCGACAAGGTCGACCTGCCCCTCGATCAGGACGCAGTGGGCAAGGCCGGCTCCATGCTGGGGTCGGGCTCGGTGATCGTGATGGACGATCAGACCTGCGTCGTGCGGGCTGCTTGGCGCATCGTGCGCTTCTTCTACCGGGAGTCCTGCGGCCAGTGCACACCCTGTCGCGAGGGGTCGGGCTGGGTGGAGAAGGTCGTGCGCCGCATCGAGGAGGGCTCGGGCCGCGAGGAGGACCTGGATCTTCTCCTGGACATGTGCGACAACATCTCCCCCGGTTTGTCATGGCCGCCCCAGCAGACAACGATCTGCGTGCTGGGGCCCTCGATTCCCTCGTCGATCGTGTGGGCCATCCGGATGTTTCGCGACGAGTTCCTCGTGCACATCAAAGAAGGCGCCTGCCCGTATGGCTGA
- the nuoG gene encoding NADH-quinone oxidoreductase subunit NuoG — protein sequence MADTSTDALSIVVDGRQVEASRGEMVIAAAERAGTYIPRFCYHPRMRSVGMCRMCLVEIRGPRGYSLQPACFVAVADGQEIRTTSDKVKKAQDGVLEFLLINHPLDCPVCDKGGECPLQDQTLTYGPGESRFVEEKRHFAKPIPISSLVDLDRERCIQCDRCTRFATEVAGEPLINFIGRGDHIQVNTYPDHPFASYFSGNTVQICPVGALTAAPYRFKARPWDLEQVESTCTSCAVGCRVVVQSSSNRLTRYLGVDSDPVNQSWLCDKGRFDFEAVNSEDRLTHPLVRKGDELAEVSWDEALAAAAEGLAGAKERGGPQSIGVIGGARLPNEDAYTWAKLAKAVIGTDSVDAQLGDGLPAEVVLGLPRATIDQACSADALVLLAPDVREELPVLHLRLREAAVERGVPVIELTALPTGMTRYATVSLTYRPGEVAALARALVAPESTDDSELEAARGVIRGASGADGSGIVVVLGRPSVAESDDMVDEAAAAMFGAWPEARFLTALRRANVHGALDMGLAPGILPGRVGLDEGRAWYTAAWGTVPEERGLDTAGMLSAAVEQRVEAMVLLGADPLRDFPDRQLAERGMAAARFVVAVDAFLNESSGQADVVLPAAVYAERPGTTTNLEGRISRLGQKLVGPGVTRPDWMIAAELAARLGGDLGTDTLEAIWDEIERVAPSHVGITRHLIGERRAADGIVAPIPSVPVRLEVGTGHPGGAPPVHSGANDTGAGSTQPVPGPIDPMATPGIGGIESQGIPNIAGAPRTTDAPDGTDDAHTAMERPPLLRFTPAKPRSVPPPDGYALRLVTRRRLYDQGTLVQSCPSLADLAPAPALRANPYDLDRLGVQTGGRVRVRTGRTLEMGVLADSDVPRGVAVVDLDLAEEGAEDLVDSGRAVTDVRLETI from the coding sequence ATGGCTGACACCTCCACCGACGCCCTCTCGATCGTCGTCGACGGCCGCCAAGTCGAGGCGAGCCGGGGCGAGATGGTGATCGCCGCGGCAGAGAGGGCCGGCACCTACATCCCGAGATTCTGCTACCACCCCAGGATGAGGTCGGTCGGCATGTGCCGCATGTGCCTGGTGGAGATCAGGGGGCCGCGCGGGTACTCCCTCCAGCCGGCGTGCTTCGTCGCCGTGGCGGACGGCCAGGAGATCCGGACCACCTCCGACAAGGTCAAGAAGGCCCAGGACGGGGTGCTCGAGTTCCTGCTCATCAACCACCCCCTGGACTGCCCCGTGTGCGACAAGGGGGGCGAGTGCCCCCTCCAGGACCAGACCCTCACCTACGGTCCCGGGGAGAGTCGCTTCGTCGAGGAGAAGCGGCATTTCGCAAAGCCGATCCCCATCAGCAGCCTGGTGGACCTGGATCGCGAGCGCTGCATCCAGTGCGACCGCTGCACGCGCTTCGCGACCGAGGTCGCCGGCGAGCCCCTGATCAACTTCATCGGCCGCGGCGACCACATCCAGGTCAACACCTACCCGGACCACCCCTTCGCCTCCTACTTCAGCGGCAACACTGTCCAGATCTGCCCGGTGGGCGCCCTCACCGCCGCCCCGTACCGGTTCAAGGCCCGGCCGTGGGACCTCGAGCAGGTCGAGAGCACGTGCACATCCTGCGCCGTGGGCTGCCGGGTCGTGGTGCAGTCGTCGTCCAACCGCCTCACCCGCTACCTGGGGGTCGACTCAGATCCGGTCAACCAGAGCTGGCTGTGCGACAAGGGGCGCTTCGACTTCGAGGCCGTCAACAGCGAAGACCGTCTCACCCACCCGCTGGTCCGCAAGGGCGACGAGCTGGCCGAGGTCTCCTGGGACGAGGCCCTGGCGGCGGCGGCCGAGGGCCTGGCCGGGGCCAAGGAACGCGGGGGTCCGCAGTCGATCGGTGTCATCGGCGGTGCTCGACTGCCGAACGAGGACGCCTACACCTGGGCCAAGCTGGCCAAGGCGGTCATCGGCACCGATTCGGTCGACGCCCAACTCGGCGACGGCCTGCCCGCCGAGGTAGTGCTCGGACTGCCGAGGGCGACGATCGATCAGGCCTGCTCGGCCGACGCCCTCGTGCTGCTCGCGCCCGACGTGCGCGAGGAGCTGCCGGTGCTCCATCTGCGCCTGCGCGAGGCCGCCGTCGAGCGGGGGGTGCCGGTGATCGAGCTCACCGCGCTGCCCACGGGCATGACGCGCTACGCGACCGTCTCGCTCACTTACCGACCGGGCGAGGTGGCGGCGCTGGCCCGCGCTCTCGTGGCCCCCGAGTCGACTGACGACAGCGAGCTGGAGGCCGCTCGAGGCGTCATTCGTGGCGCCTCCGGTGCCGACGGCTCGGGGATCGTGGTGGTCCTCGGTCGCCCGTCGGTGGCCGAGTCCGACGACATGGTGGACGAGGCCGCGGCCGCCATGTTCGGGGCGTGGCCCGAGGCCCGCTTCCTGACGGCCTTGCGACGGGCGAACGTCCACGGCGCCCTCGACATGGGCCTCGCACCCGGCATCCTGCCGGGCCGGGTCGGCCTGGACGAGGGCCGGGCGTGGTACACGGCGGCGTGGGGGACCGTGCCCGAGGAGCGGGGGCTCGACACCGCCGGCATGCTGTCGGCCGCGGTCGAACAGCGGGTGGAGGCGATGGTCCTCCTCGGCGCCGATCCGCTCCGGGACTTTCCCGATCGCCAGCTCGCCGAGCGGGGGATGGCCGCCGCCAGGTTCGTGGTCGCCGTCGACGCCTTTCTCAACGAGTCGTCGGGGCAGGCCGACGTCGTCCTCCCCGCCGCCGTCTACGCCGAGCGCCCCGGCACCACGACCAACCTCGAGGGACGCATCAGCCGCCTGGGCCAGAAGCTCGTGGGGCCGGGCGTGACCCGCCCCGACTGGATGATCGCCGCCGAGCTGGCGGCCCGCCTCGGTGGCGACCTGGGCACCGACACCCTTGAGGCCATCTGGGACGAGATCGAGCGCGTGGCGCCGTCCCACGTCGGCATCACCCGTCACCTGATCGGCGAGCGTCGCGCCGCCGACGGGATCGTGGCCCCGATCCCGAGCGTGCCCGTCCGGCTCGAGGTTGGCACCGGGCATCCGGGGGGCGCTCCCCCGGTCCACTCCGGTGCCAACGACACGGGAGCCGGCTCGACCCAGCCGGTGCCGGGTCCGATCGACCCAATGGCCACCCCGGGCATCGGCGGCATCGAGAGTCAGGGCATACCCAACATCGCCGGGGCGCCCCGGACTACCGACGCTCCCGACGGCACAGACGACGCCCACACGGCAATGGAGCGACCGCCGCTGCTGCGCTTCACCCCGGCCAAGCCGCGCTCGGTGCCGCCGCCGGACGGGTACGCGCTGCGCCTCGTGACCCGGCGCCGACTCTACGACCAGGGGACGCTGGTCCAGTCCTGTCCCTCCCTCGCCGACCTGGCCCCCGCCCCCGCCCTCCGGGCCAACCCGTACGACCTCGACCGCCTCGGTGTGCAGACCGGCGGTCGGGTTCGCGTCCGCACCGGTCGGACTCTCGAGATGGGGGTCCTCGCCGACTCGGACGTGCCTCGCGGCGTCGCCGTGGTCGACCTCGACCTGGCCGAGGAGGGGGCCGAGGACCTCGTCGACAGCGGCCGAGCGGTCACCGACGTGCGCCTGGAGACGATCTGA
- the nuoH gene encoding NADH-quinone oxidoreductase subunit NuoH: MGDPLFSHGIDPWVFLFVAVKVIVAFVALLVSVLLMIWFERKVIGDMQSRIGPNRAGPWGILQSLADGVKLFFKEALRPEGSDRWVFFLAPYLAVAPAFLIFTIVPIGGVVTVFGHTTELQVADPQIGILFLLAMSSVAVYSLMLAGWASGSKYPLLGSVRATAQMVSYEAAMGLSTAAAVLITGSLSTRDIVESQNGSLYGFLPNWNVLRLGVVPFAIFFIAVTAEVNRPPFDLAEGEQELVGGFHTEYSSVRFALFFLAEYMNLITMSAIMVTLFFGGPDGPAPHVVRWLWPILWFLGKTIIFLYVYVWIRASLPRLRYDQLMDLGWKRLIPLSLFWLLVVAGMLIDSRWGFAVFGGGLLFGLMLWQALRVSRPPEWAGPEGVDPAPPVLEPGGRPGPGGRLTT; this comes from the coding sequence ATGGGTGACCCGCTCTTCTCGCACGGCATCGACCCCTGGGTCTTTCTCTTCGTGGCCGTCAAGGTCATCGTCGCCTTCGTCGCGCTGCTGGTGTCGGTGCTGCTCATGATCTGGTTCGAGCGGAAGGTCATCGGCGACATGCAGAGCCGGATCGGCCCCAACCGGGCCGGACCATGGGGGATCCTGCAGAGCCTGGCCGACGGGGTCAAGCTGTTCTTCAAGGAGGCATTGCGCCCCGAGGGCTCCGATCGTTGGGTCTTCTTCCTCGCTCCCTACCTCGCCGTGGCGCCGGCCTTCCTGATCTTCACCATCGTCCCGATCGGCGGGGTGGTGACGGTCTTCGGGCACACGACCGAGCTCCAGGTCGCCGATCCGCAGATCGGGATCCTGTTCCTCCTCGCAATGTCGTCGGTGGCCGTATACAGCCTGATGCTCGCCGGCTGGGCGTCGGGCTCGAAGTACCCCCTCCTCGGATCGGTGCGGGCCACCGCCCAGATGGTCTCCTACGAGGCGGCCATGGGGCTGTCGACGGCGGCGGCCGTCCTCATCACGGGCTCACTGTCCACCCGCGACATCGTCGAGTCCCAGAACGGCAGCCTCTACGGCTTCCTGCCCAACTGGAACGTGCTCCGGCTCGGCGTGGTGCCCTTCGCCATCTTCTTCATCGCGGTCACGGCCGAGGTGAACAGGCCGCCGTTCGACCTGGCGGAGGGCGAGCAGGAGCTCGTCGGGGGGTTCCACACCGAGTACTCCTCGGTGCGCTTCGCCCTCTTCTTCCTGGCCGAATACATGAACCTGATCACGATGTCGGCGATCATGGTGACCCTGTTCTTCGGTGGTCCGGACGGCCCTGCGCCCCACGTCGTTCGCTGGCTGTGGCCGATCCTGTGGTTCCTCGGCAAGACGATCATCTTCCTCTACGTCTACGTCTGGATCAGAGCCAGCCTCCCGCGCCTGCGCTACGACCAGCTCATGGACCTGGGGTGGAAACGGCTCATCCCCCTGTCCCTGTTCTGGCTCCTCGTGGTGGCAGGCATGCTCATCGACTCGCGGTGGGGCTTCGCCGTCTTCGGAGGGGGGCTCTTGTTCGGCCTCATGCTCTGGCAGGCCCTGCGGGTGTCGCGCCCGCCCGAGTGGGCCGGGCCCGAGGGGGTCGATCCTGCCCCACCGGTGTTGGAACCCGGGGGGCGACCTGGGCCGGGCGGGAGGTTGACAACCTGA
- the nuoI gene encoding NADH-quinone oxidoreductase subunit NuoI: MGFFDGFRVTIRQVFEPRVTHRYPDEKRSKPPRFHGRHVLGRYEDGMEKCIGCELCAGVCPARCIYVRGADNPPDAPVAPGERFGFVYEINYLRCIHCDLCVEACPTEAITESKLFEFSFVDRQDAIYTKDELVVDDEGHPRQQPWEDWRPGDDAHTSGWMRATSPNGDAAFEGRVQWSGELGYGVRHPEAGQVGDRDDEATGNISIREVDAADIPRRYGGRYR; the protein is encoded by the coding sequence ATGGGCTTCTTCGACGGTTTCCGGGTCACCATCCGCCAGGTCTTCGAGCCGCGCGTGACCCATCGATATCCCGACGAGAAGCGCTCGAAGCCGCCGCGCTTCCACGGTCGCCACGTGCTGGGCCGGTACGAGGACGGCATGGAGAAGTGCATCGGCTGCGAGCTGTGCGCCGGCGTGTGCCCGGCGAGGTGCATCTACGTCCGGGGAGCCGACAACCCGCCCGACGCCCCGGTGGCGCCGGGCGAGCGGTTCGGCTTCGTGTACGAGATCAACTACCTGCGCTGCATCCACTGCGACCTGTGCGTGGAGGCGTGCCCGACCGAGGCCATCACCGAGAGCAAGCTCTTCGAGTTCTCCTTCGTCGACCGCCAGGACGCCATCTACACCAAGGACGAGCTCGTCGTCGACGACGAGGGGCATCCCCGCCAGCAGCCGTGGGAGGACTGGCGCCCCGGTGACGACGCCCATACATCGGGGTGGATGCGGGCGACCTCGCCGAACGGCGACGCCGCCTTCGAGGGTCGGGTCCAGTGGTCGGGCGAGCTCGGCTACGGGGTCCGGCACCCCGAGGCGGGCCAGGTCGGAGACCGGGACGACGAGGCCACGGGCAACATCTCCATCCGGGAGGTCGACGCCGCCGACATCCCCCGCCGTTACGGCGGCAGGTACCGCTAA
- a CDS encoding NADH-quinone oxidoreductase subunit J, translated as MPLVSLVPLAHVPILAVTVTDATVFAVSAAVIVAGAVGVIAARNPVHSALMLVMTLFGIAVLFVEQSADFLAVVQVIVYAGAIVVLFLFVIMLLGVDRLEALQRDPLPAQRPLALIIGAAGLSLLLFLAGIHWVTGAHSLAGPSAGPGSNVEKLARSLFTTYLLPFEVTSVLLVIAVVGAVVLSRRPSKEAEPPEPPEDRRVGGRK; from the coding sequence ATGCCGCTCGTCTCGCTGGTGCCGTTGGCGCACGTGCCGATCCTGGCCGTCACCGTCACCGACGCGACCGTGTTCGCGGTGTCGGCCGCGGTCATCGTGGCCGGGGCCGTCGGTGTCATCGCCGCCCGCAACCCGGTTCACTCCGCCCTGATGCTGGTCATGACCCTGTTCGGCATCGCCGTCCTGTTCGTGGAGCAGTCGGCCGACTTCCTCGCCGTCGTGCAGGTGATCGTGTACGCCGGCGCCATCGTGGTGCTCTTCCTCTTCGTGATCATGCTGCTCGGCGTGGACCGGCTGGAAGCGCTGCAGCGGGACCCGCTTCCGGCTCAGCGGCCGCTCGCCCTGATCATCGGGGCGGCGGGGTTGTCTCTGCTGCTCTTCCTGGCCGGGATCCACTGGGTGACGGGTGCCCACTCGCTGGCCGGTCCCTCCGCCGGACCAGGGTCCAACGTCGAGAAGCTGGCCCGGTCGCTCTTCACCACCTACCTGCTCCCCTTCGAGGTCACCTCTGTCCTGCTGGTGATCGCCGTGGTCGGCGCCGTGGTCCTCTCCCGCCGGCCCTCGAAGGAGGCCGAGCCGCCCGAGCCGCCCGAGGACAGGCGGGTGGGAGGAAGAAAATGA